From one Catenuloplanes nepalensis genomic stretch:
- a CDS encoding DUF2252 domain-containing protein — protein sequence MTACSWRSGASLATMGSDQRAGHIVDVLMREFGDLIAVDPAAFRRKFRKMAASPFAFYRGSAALFYADMTGDFADERYLNARTSRVWIHGDLHAENFGTYMNGSGELVFNVNDFDEAYVGPFTWDLKRFAASVALIGYAKALSDDVIGELVTAFARAYLTELRAIAHGGDDAIGSITLANAAGVLLKVLQQARLNTRVDLLAAQTTIDNYERRFTLADGVYEIDDAARETVTAAFQRYLGTLPSRRPVEAHIKDIVLRKGVGIGSAGLPSYNILLEGHTQALENDVVIYMKQAQVPAVARHIGDQAVHGYFKHQGHRTSESQRALQAHADPWLGYTEIDGVGQLVAEVSPYAADLDWSDVNEREELTGVVADLGRAVARMHSVADDESAHDLVDFSTEEAIVAEVDRDEPGFVRHLVEFAHVYGDRAREDHKEFVDLFRNGKLPGL from the coding sequence ATTACAGCTTGTAGTTGGCGCAGCGGGGCTAGCCTCGCGACCATGGGAAGTGATCAGCGTGCCGGGCACATCGTCGACGTACTCATGCGGGAGTTCGGGGACCTGATCGCGGTGGACCCGGCCGCGTTCCGCCGGAAGTTCCGGAAGATGGCGGCGTCGCCGTTCGCGTTCTACCGGGGCAGCGCGGCCCTGTTCTACGCGGACATGACCGGCGACTTCGCGGACGAGCGATACCTGAACGCGCGGACCAGCCGGGTGTGGATCCACGGTGACCTGCACGCGGAGAACTTCGGGACGTACATGAACGGCTCCGGCGAGCTGGTCTTCAACGTCAACGACTTCGACGAGGCGTACGTGGGGCCGTTCACCTGGGACCTCAAGCGCTTCGCGGCCAGCGTGGCACTGATCGGGTACGCCAAGGCGCTCTCCGACGACGTGATCGGCGAGTTGGTCACCGCGTTCGCCCGGGCCTACCTGACGGAGCTGCGCGCGATCGCGCACGGCGGCGACGACGCGATCGGCTCGATCACGCTGGCGAACGCGGCCGGCGTACTGCTCAAGGTGCTGCAGCAGGCCCGGCTCAACACGCGGGTGGACCTGCTGGCCGCGCAGACGACGATCGACAACTACGAGCGGCGGTTCACGCTCGCGGACGGCGTCTACGAGATCGACGACGCGGCGCGGGAGACCGTGACCGCGGCGTTCCAGCGCTACCTGGGCACGTTGCCGAGCCGGCGCCCGGTGGAGGCGCACATCAAGGACATCGTGCTGCGCAAGGGTGTGGGCATCGGGTCGGCCGGGCTGCCGTCGTACAACATCCTGCTGGAGGGCCACACCCAGGCGCTGGAGAACGACGTGGTGATCTACATGAAGCAGGCGCAGGTTCCGGCGGTCGCGCGGCACATCGGCGACCAGGCCGTGCACGGCTACTTCAAGCACCAGGGCCACCGTACGTCCGAGTCGCAGCGGGCCCTGCAGGCGCACGCGGACCCGTGGCTCGGCTACACCGAGATCGACGGCGTCGGGCAGCTGGTCGCCGAGGTCTCGCCGTACGCGGCCGACCTGGACTGGTCCGACGTCAACGAGCGCGAGGAGCTGACCGGCGTGGTCGCGGACCTCGGACGCGCGGTGGCCCGCATGCACTCGGTCGCGGACGACGAGTCCGCCCACGACCTCGTCGACTTCTCCACCGAGGAGGCGATCGTGGCCGAGGTCGACCGGGACGAGCCCGGGTTCGTCCGGCACCTGGTCGAGTTCGCGCACGTCTACGGCGACCGGGCGCGCGAGGACCACAAGGAGTTCGTCGACCTCTTCCGCAACGGCAAGCTGCCCGGCCTCTAG
- a CDS encoding NADH-quinone oxidoreductase subunit B — protein sequence MTGFPQVLGEPIKFVLNWGRRYSLWVFNFGLACCAIEFIAASMGRHDFMRLGVIPFAHSPRQADLMVVSGTVTDKMAPAIKRLYDQMPEPKYVISFGSCANCGGPYWDSYSVTKGVDQLIPVDVYVPGCPPRPEALLHGILRLQEKIAAEDSGIGGVSRPDPRALTAPIVPPPA from the coding sequence GTGACCGGTTTCCCGCAGGTCCTCGGCGAGCCCATCAAGTTCGTGCTGAACTGGGGGCGGCGCTACTCACTCTGGGTGTTCAACTTTGGCCTGGCCTGCTGCGCGATCGAGTTCATCGCGGCCAGCATGGGCCGGCACGACTTCATGCGGCTCGGCGTCATCCCGTTCGCGCACAGCCCCCGGCAGGCCGACCTGATGGTCGTCTCCGGCACCGTGACGGACAAGATGGCGCCGGCCATCAAGCGCCTCTACGACCAGATGCCCGAGCCGAAGTACGTCATCTCGTTCGGCTCCTGCGCCAACTGCGGCGGCCCGTACTGGGACTCGTATTCGGTCACCAAGGGCGTCGACCAGCTGATCCCGGTCGACGTCTACGTCCCGGGCTGCCCACCACGCCCCGAGGCGCTCCTGCACGGCATCCTCCGCCTCCAGGAGAAGATCGCCGCCGAGGACTCCGGCATCGGCGGCGTCTCCCGCCCCGACCCTCGCGCCCTCACCGCCCCGATCGTGCCACCGCCCGCCTGA
- a CDS encoding complex I subunit 1/NuoH family protein, which translates to MPLWVELLIRIAGVVVAFLTLPLIVGQVEHKVMAHMQGRLGPMYAGAFHGWAQLVADGVKFVQKEDVTPRAADAPVFKLAPLVALVPYLLVLLVIPLGPGDLVAQPLDIGLFFVLAVVGVGVVAVLMSAWASANKYSLLGGLRGAAQLLGYELPLVLAAASVAMAAGTLSLPGIVEAWQPWWLIWQAPALAVFFIAALAEIRRPPFDMPIADSELVFGYMTEYTGLRFAFFLLAEYVGIVVISALTTVLFLGGWRGPFADDTLGWLWTLIKIFAVAFLIIWLRVSYPRLREDQLQRLCWLILVPVALAQLVLTAAVRLAI; encoded by the coding sequence ATGCCGCTCTGGGTGGAACTGCTGATCCGGATCGCCGGCGTGGTGGTCGCGTTCCTCACCCTGCCGCTCATCGTCGGCCAGGTCGAGCACAAGGTCATGGCGCACATGCAGGGCCGGCTCGGCCCGATGTACGCCGGCGCGTTCCACGGCTGGGCCCAGCTCGTCGCGGACGGCGTCAAGTTCGTGCAGAAGGAGGACGTCACCCCGCGCGCCGCCGACGCGCCCGTCTTCAAGCTCGCCCCGCTGGTCGCGCTCGTCCCGTACCTGCTGGTCCTGCTGGTCATCCCGCTCGGCCCCGGCGACCTGGTCGCCCAGCCACTCGACATCGGGCTCTTCTTCGTCCTCGCCGTCGTCGGCGTCGGCGTGGTCGCGGTCCTGATGTCCGCCTGGGCCTCCGCCAACAAGTACTCGCTGCTCGGCGGCCTCCGCGGCGCCGCACAACTCCTCGGCTACGAACTCCCGCTCGTCCTCGCCGCCGCCAGCGTCGCGATGGCCGCCGGCACGCTGTCCCTGCCCGGCATCGTCGAGGCCTGGCAGCCGTGGTGGCTGATCTGGCAGGCCCCCGCGCTCGCGGTCTTCTTCATCGCCGCGCTCGCCGAGATCCGCCGCCCGCCCTTCGACATGCCGATCGCCGACTCCGAGCTGGTCTTCGGCTACATGACCGAGTACACCGGCCTCCGCTTCGCCTTCTTCCTCCTCGCCGAATACGTCGGCATCGTCGTCATCTCCGCCCTCACCACCGTCCTCTTCCTCGGCGGCTGGCGCGGCCCCTTCGCCGACGACACCCTCGGCTGGCTCTGGACCCTCATCAAGATCTTCGCGGTCGCCTTCCTCATCATCTGGCTCCGCGTCTCCTACCCCCGCCTCCGCGAGGACCAACTCCAACGCCTCTGCTGGCTCATCCTCGTCCCCGTGGCCCTGGCCCAGCTCGTCCTGACGGCCGCGGTCCGGCTGGCGATCTAG
- a CDS encoding pyridoxal phosphate-dependent decarboxylase family protein yields MSLDALPEDGVPAETILAELGALRARDLPTHGGRLFAYVYDPAVEGLDELTASAHALAAHVNGLDPTAFPSLLAAENALVGAAARLLGGGPATAGTVTGGGTESLILAVQAARDARPEIAHPRLVVPETAHAAFLKAAHLLRVTVDRVPVDPVTLRADPIAMEEAINPDTVLVACSAPSYAHGVIDPVAQVAALAEAAGVRCHVDACFGGWILPYLRRLGLPVPPFDLSVDGVTSISVDLHKYAYAPKGVSVLLHANAALRRPQYFASADWPGYTMLNAGLASTRSGGPIAAAYATVRHLGESGYRRLAARTLGAVRTLADAVRATEGLRLLAEPETTVVCLTSDDPGLDVFVLADELTAGGWHTQPQMAYGDVPPTLHLTVTAAVAPAAGEFASALAEAAAAARAHGPVVLPDELAALAGALTPETLTPELVAGLAESLGVTGGGAPGATVNALLNAAPPRLREQFLIEFLSLLQRPAVPSGN; encoded by the coding sequence GTGTCGCTTGATGCGTTGCCGGAGGACGGGGTCCCGGCCGAGACGATCCTGGCCGAGCTGGGTGCGTTGCGCGCGCGTGACCTGCCCACCCACGGCGGCCGGCTGTTCGCGTACGTCTACGACCCCGCGGTCGAGGGCCTGGACGAGCTGACCGCGAGTGCGCACGCGCTCGCGGCACACGTCAACGGGCTCGACCCGACCGCGTTCCCGTCGCTGCTGGCCGCGGAGAACGCGCTGGTCGGCGCGGCCGCGCGGCTGCTCGGCGGTGGCCCGGCCACGGCCGGCACGGTCACCGGCGGCGGCACCGAGTCGCTGATCCTGGCCGTGCAGGCGGCACGGGACGCCCGACCGGAGATCGCGCACCCGCGGCTGGTGGTCCCGGAGACCGCGCACGCCGCGTTCCTGAAGGCCGCGCACCTGCTGCGGGTGACGGTGGACCGGGTGCCGGTCGACCCGGTCACGCTGCGCGCCGACCCGATCGCCATGGAAGAGGCGATCAATCCGGACACGGTGCTGGTGGCGTGCTCGGCCCCGTCCTACGCGCACGGGGTGATCGACCCGGTCGCGCAGGTGGCGGCGCTCGCCGAGGCGGCCGGCGTCCGGTGCCACGTGGACGCGTGCTTCGGCGGCTGGATCCTGCCCTACCTGCGCCGGCTCGGCCTGCCCGTCCCGCCGTTCGACCTCTCCGTCGACGGCGTCACGTCGATCTCGGTGGACCTGCACAAGTACGCGTACGCGCCGAAGGGCGTCTCCGTACTGCTGCACGCGAACGCTGCCCTGCGCCGCCCGCAGTACTTCGCGTCCGCGGACTGGCCCGGCTACACGATGCTGAACGCCGGCCTGGCCTCCACCAGGTCCGGCGGCCCGATCGCGGCCGCCTACGCCACGGTGCGGCACCTCGGCGAGTCCGGTTACCGCCGGCTGGCCGCGCGCACGCTGGGCGCGGTCCGCACGCTGGCCGACGCGGTCCGGGCGACCGAGGGCCTGCGGCTGCTGGCCGAACCGGAGACCACCGTGGTCTGCCTGACCTCGGACGATCCCGGCCTGGACGTGTTCGTGCTGGCGGACGAGCTGACCGCGGGTGGCTGGCACACCCAGCCGCAGATGGCGTACGGCGACGTCCCGCCGACGCTGCACCTCACCGTCACCGCGGCCGTGGCACCGGCCGCCGGTGAGTTCGCGTCCGCGCTGGCCGAGGCGGCCGCGGCGGCCCGCGCGCACGGCCCGGTGGTGCTGCCGGACGAGCTGGCCGCGCTGGCCGGCGCGCTGACGCCGGAGACGCTCACGCCGGAGCTGGTCGCGGGCCTGGCCGAGTCGCTCGGCGTGACCGGCGGGGGAGCGCCCGGCGCCACCGTGAACGCTCTGCTGAACGCGGCGCCACCGCGACTCCGGGAACAGTTTCTGATCGAATTCCTGAGTCTGCTGCAGCGCCCCGCCGTACCCTCAGGGAATTGA
- the nuoK gene encoding NADH-quinone oxidoreductase subunit NuoK, with amino-acid sequence MHPTIPYVIAALLFGLGVFGVLRRRNAILLLMAVELMLNAVNLVLITAGATHDETLGQVFALFVIVLAAAEVGVGLALILTLYRLRTTVAVDEIDLAEKH; translated from the coding sequence ATGCATCCCACGATTCCGTACGTGATCGCCGCGCTGCTCTTCGGCCTCGGCGTGTTCGGCGTGCTCCGGCGGCGGAACGCGATCCTGCTGCTGATGGCCGTCGAGCTGATGCTGAACGCGGTCAATCTCGTCCTGATCACCGCGGGGGCCACGCACGACGAGACGCTGGGCCAGGTCTTCGCGCTCTTCGTGATCGTGCTGGCCGCGGCCGAGGTCGGTGTGGGCCTGGCGCTGATCCTCACGCTCTACCGGTTGCGGACCACCGTGGCCGTGGACGAGATCGACCTGGCGGAGAAGCACTGA
- a CDS encoding Uma2 family endonuclease: protein MTAALNDDFSAQGLGLTVDDLERFPEDGVRRELIDGLLLVCPAPSRAHQKIASYLERTLEETCPEHLEVVQGVEIRLGPRRTFIPDVLVITADAAQHRSRMYEPHEIALAVEIVSPTSMAIDRVLKPNLYAEAGIPHYWRIEIEDGKILILTHALDLVGSYRETGRHADQLKIDEPWSIDIPVSRLMPRFF from the coding sequence ATGACCGCCGCGCTCAATGACGATTTCTCAGCTCAAGGATTGGGGCTGACCGTCGATGATCTCGAACGCTTTCCCGAAGACGGGGTCCGCCGGGAACTGATTGATGGGTTGCTTCTCGTGTGTCCTGCGCCCAGCCGCGCACATCAGAAGATCGCAAGCTATCTGGAAAGAACATTGGAGGAGACCTGCCCCGAACATCTGGAGGTCGTCCAGGGCGTAGAGATCCGCCTGGGGCCTCGCCGCACGTTCATCCCAGATGTTCTGGTCATTACGGCCGACGCGGCTCAGCACCGCTCTCGGATGTATGAGCCGCACGAGATCGCACTGGCCGTGGAGATCGTTTCGCCGACCTCCATGGCGATAGATCGCGTGCTCAAGCCGAACCTCTATGCCGAGGCTGGCATTCCGCATTACTGGCGCATAGAGATCGAAGACGGAAAAATCCTCATATTAACTCACGCTTTGGACCTCGTCGGCTCTTACCGGGAGACCGGACGGCACGCGGATCAACTCAAGATCGACGAGCCGTGGAGCATCGATATTCCGGTTTCCCGGCTGATGCCGCGCTTTTTCTAG
- a CDS encoding bifunctional helix-turn-helix transcriptional regulator/GNAT family N-acetyltransferase, producing the protein MDDIATVRAFNRFYTNLVGALQDEHLHTPYTLTEARVLYELAAGPGRDLLDLRRTLDLDPGYLTRIMTRFTGDGLVVQARSEADGRRRTVTLTDAGRAAAATLDALATESIGTLLDKLTDADRARLTGAMGTITRLLAPAATGRVVSLRPPRPGELGWIVQRHGAVYTAEHGFDVTFEAWVARIVADFATAHDPAREAVWIADMDGQPVGSIMCVRDDDTTAKLRVLLVEASARGLGIGGRLVGECVRFARAAGYTRMVLGTYSAMAAARRIYTRAGFALDDAVPVRAHGHDLVKETWSSML; encoded by the coding sequence ATGGACGACATCGCCACCGTGCGCGCGTTCAACCGCTTCTACACGAACCTGGTCGGCGCGCTGCAGGACGAGCACCTGCACACGCCGTACACGCTGACCGAGGCCCGGGTGCTCTACGAACTCGCCGCCGGCCCCGGGCGCGACCTGCTCGACCTGCGCCGCACGCTCGACCTCGACCCCGGCTACCTGACCCGGATCATGACCCGGTTCACCGGCGACGGCCTGGTGGTCCAGGCCCGCTCCGAGGCCGACGGCCGCCGCCGCACGGTCACGCTCACCGACGCCGGCCGGGCCGCCGCCGCCACGCTCGACGCGCTGGCCACCGAGTCGATCGGCACGCTGCTGGACAAGCTCACCGACGCCGACCGCGCCCGGCTGACCGGTGCGATGGGCACGATCACCCGGCTGCTCGCGCCGGCCGCCACCGGCCGCGTCGTCTCGCTCCGCCCGCCGCGGCCCGGCGAGCTCGGCTGGATCGTGCAGCGGCACGGCGCGGTCTACACGGCCGAGCACGGCTTCGACGTGACGTTCGAGGCGTGGGTGGCGCGGATCGTCGCCGACTTCGCCACCGCGCACGACCCCGCCCGGGAGGCGGTCTGGATCGCGGACATGGACGGCCAGCCGGTCGGGTCGATCATGTGCGTTCGGGACGATGACACCACCGCCAAGCTGCGCGTACTGCTGGTCGAGGCGTCCGCGCGCGGGCTCGGCATCGGCGGGCGGCTGGTCGGCGAGTGCGTCCGGTTCGCGCGGGCGGCCGGATACACCCGGATGGTGCTCGGCACGTACAGCGCGATGGCCGCGGCGCGCCGGATCTACACCCGAGCGGGATTCGCGTTGGACGATGCGGTGCCGGTCCGGGCGCACGGGCACGACCTCGTGAAAGAAACCTGGTCGTCGATGCTCTGA
- a CDS encoding glucose 1-dehydrogenase produces MRGLTITPGTAGSLRLAEDLPEPPEDEGQVLVEAIAVGVCGTDREIIDGDYGEAPGDGDLVIGHESLGRVLEDASGTFEAGDLVAGIVRHPDPVPCPNCAAGEWDMCRNGRYTEHGIKGRHGFARERYRLEPDFAVRLDPGLGQAGVLLEPASVLAKAWEHIARIGARSVWRPETVLVTGAGPIGLLAALLGTQRGLDVHVLDHNTEGHKPELARALGVTYHPVPVSEIDFEPDVIIECTAVPSIVLDVMAKVGPNGMACLTGVSNPGRRNQVDAGALNRELVLENNVVFGTVNANRRHWEAAADALARADRDWLTGLITKRVPLDAFEDAYTGESKGEVKISVEF; encoded by the coding sequence ATGCGGGGACTGACCATCACGCCGGGTACGGCCGGATCGCTGCGGCTCGCCGAAGACCTGCCCGAGCCGCCGGAGGACGAGGGCCAGGTGCTGGTCGAGGCGATCGCGGTCGGCGTCTGCGGCACCGACCGGGAGATCATCGACGGCGACTACGGCGAGGCGCCCGGCGACGGTGACCTGGTCATCGGGCACGAGTCGCTGGGGCGAGTGCTGGAGGACGCGAGCGGCACGTTCGAGGCCGGTGACCTGGTGGCCGGCATCGTCCGGCACCCCGACCCGGTCCCGTGCCCGAACTGCGCGGCCGGCGAGTGGGACATGTGCCGCAACGGGCGGTACACCGAGCACGGCATCAAGGGCCGGCACGGCTTCGCGCGCGAGCGGTACCGGCTGGAGCCGGACTTCGCGGTCCGGCTGGACCCCGGGCTCGGGCAGGCGGGCGTGCTGCTGGAGCCGGCCAGCGTGCTGGCGAAGGCGTGGGAGCACATCGCGCGGATCGGCGCGCGCTCGGTCTGGCGGCCGGAGACCGTGCTGGTCACCGGTGCCGGGCCGATCGGGCTGCTGGCCGCGCTGCTCGGCACGCAGCGCGGGCTGGACGTGCACGTGCTCGACCACAACACCGAGGGGCACAAGCCGGAGCTGGCCCGGGCGCTCGGCGTGACGTACCACCCGGTGCCGGTCAGCGAGATCGACTTCGAGCCGGACGTGATCATCGAGTGCACCGCGGTGCCGTCGATCGTGCTGGACGTGATGGCGAAGGTCGGGCCGAACGGCATGGCCTGCCTGACCGGCGTCTCGAATCCGGGCCGGCGCAACCAGGTGGACGCCGGCGCGCTCAACCGCGAGCTGGTGCTGGAGAACAACGTGGTGTTCGGCACGGTCAACGCGAACCGGCGGCACTGGGAGGCCGCGGCGGACGCGCTGGCCCGCGCGGACCGTGACTGGCTGACCGGGCTGATCACGAAGCGGGTGCCGCTGGACGCGTTCGAGGACGCCTACACCGGCGAGAGCAAGGGCGAGGTGAAGATCTCGGTGGAGTTCTAG
- a CDS encoding NADH-quinone oxidoreductase subunit C, translating to MTPEEVGTRLISQLGDAEASVSAGDAFARATVDVPPGRWWAACQAAASPAGLACDFFDWLSAVDELDGGFAVVAHLWSTRRRDGVLIRTRVPRDTPELESIVGLYPGAAWHERETFEMFGIGFTGHDDLKPLLLPPEFEGHPLRKDFVLASRVAKPWPGAKEPGEAAAGGGKRAPMRPPGVPDPNEWGPQAGRLPERPERPARPDRPARPARGAGSARPAVPGTMPVPEPPPIAEPETDGTGA from the coding sequence ATGACGCCCGAAGAGGTCGGCACCCGCCTGATCAGCCAGCTCGGCGACGCCGAGGCGTCGGTCTCGGCCGGCGACGCGTTCGCGCGGGCCACCGTGGACGTGCCGCCCGGGCGCTGGTGGGCCGCGTGTCAGGCGGCCGCCTCCCCGGCCGGACTGGCCTGCGACTTCTTCGACTGGCTCTCCGCGGTGGACGAACTCGACGGCGGATTCGCGGTGGTGGCGCACCTGTGGTCGACCCGCCGCCGCGACGGCGTGCTGATCCGCACCCGGGTGCCGCGGGACACGCCGGAACTGGAGTCGATCGTCGGGCTCTATCCCGGCGCGGCGTGGCACGAGCGGGAGACGTTCGAGATGTTCGGGATCGGGTTCACCGGGCACGACGACCTGAAACCGCTGCTGCTGCCGCCGGAGTTCGAGGGCCACCCGCTACGCAAGGACTTCGTGCTGGCCTCCCGGGTGGCGAAGCCGTGGCCGGGCGCGAAGGAGCCCGGCGAGGCCGCGGCCGGCGGCGGAAAACGCGCGCCGATGCGGCCGCCGGGCGTGCCCGACCCGAACGAGTGGGGACCACAGGCCGGCCGGCTCCCGGAACGCCCCGAACGCCCGGCCCGCCCCGACCGCCCCGCCAGGCCTGCCCGCGGTGCCGGCTCGGCGCGGCCGGCCGTGCCCGGGACCATGCCGGTGCCGGAGCCGCCGCCGATCGCGGAACCGGAGACCGACGGGACCGGTGCCTGA
- a CDS encoding siderophore-interacting protein has translation MPEPRRTPQARTAIVTRTERITPHMIRVWLTGDELTGFGAGEFSDHYVKLCFPQDGVDYPDPLDMAAIRRDMPRALWPRVRTYTVRSWNPATLELAIDFVHHGDEGIAGPWADRAKPGDTLTMQGPGGGYLPDPAAGWHLMIGDESALPAIGASLERLPLGAQARVFIEVSGPEEEQKLATDGLAEIVWIHRGDAPVGGRLIGTVRAAVPAFPAGELQAFVHGEANFVKEFRRLLKLELGVPMSRLSISGYWRRGADEDGWQSSKAEWNRRVEEEEAALVAR, from the coding sequence ATGCCTGAGCCCCGGCGCACGCCGCAGGCGCGGACCGCGATCGTGACCCGCACCGAGCGGATCACGCCGCACATGATCCGCGTCTGGCTCACCGGCGACGAGCTGACCGGATTCGGTGCCGGTGAGTTCTCCGACCACTACGTGAAGCTGTGCTTCCCGCAGGACGGCGTCGACTACCCGGACCCGCTCGACATGGCCGCGATCCGCCGCGACATGCCCCGCGCGCTCTGGCCCCGGGTGCGGACCTACACGGTGCGCTCCTGGAACCCGGCCACGCTGGAGCTGGCGATCGACTTCGTGCACCACGGCGACGAGGGCATCGCCGGACCGTGGGCCGACCGCGCCAAGCCCGGCGACACGCTGACCATGCAGGGCCCCGGCGGTGGCTACCTGCCCGATCCGGCCGCCGGCTGGCATCTGATGATCGGCGACGAGAGCGCGCTGCCGGCCATCGGCGCGTCGCTGGAGCGGCTCCCGCTCGGAGCCCAGGCCCGCGTGTTCATCGAGGTCAGTGGTCCCGAAGAGGAGCAGAAGCTGGCCACCGACGGGCTCGCCGAGATCGTCTGGATCCACCGCGGCGACGCCCCGGTCGGCGGGAGGCTGATCGGGACCGTGCGCGCGGCCGTTCCGGCGTTCCCGGCCGGCGAGCTGCAGGCGTTCGTGCACGGCGAGGCGAACTTCGTGAAGGAGTTCCGCCGGCTTCTCAAGCTTGAGCTGGGCGTACCCATGAGCAGGCTCTCCATCTCGGGTTACTGGCGCCGCGGCGCCGACGAGGACGGCTGGCAGTCGTCCAAGGCGGAGTGGAACCGGCGGGTCGAGGAGGAGGAAGCCGCGCTCGTCGCCCGATAA